The following proteins are encoded in a genomic region of Stutzerimonas balearica DSM 6083:
- a CDS encoding F0F1 ATP synthase subunit A — translation MIHSPLTHETLFWIGPLPISHAVAVTWALMALLGVGSWWLTRRLALHPSRLQAVLELLVTTLDAQIRDTMQVAAAGPYRGLIGSLFLFILAANWSELVPGIEPPTANLETDTALALLVLVASVGYGIARRGLRRYLRAFAEPSWLMVPLNLVEQITRTFSLTVRLFGNVMSGVFVIGIALSLAGLLVPIPFMALDVLTGAIQAYIFSVLAMVFIGAAVGGD, via the coding sequence ATGATCCATTCACCCCTGACCCATGAAACGCTGTTCTGGATCGGCCCGCTGCCGATCAGCCACGCGGTGGCCGTCACCTGGGCACTGATGGCCCTGCTCGGCGTCGGCAGCTGGTGGCTGACGCGTCGCCTGGCGCTGCATCCGTCGCGCCTGCAGGCCGTGCTCGAGCTGCTGGTGACCACGCTCGACGCGCAGATCAGGGACACCATGCAGGTTGCGGCGGCGGGGCCCTACCGCGGGCTGATCGGCTCGCTGTTCCTGTTCATTCTCGCCGCCAACTGGAGCGAGCTGGTGCCCGGCATCGAGCCGCCGACCGCGAATCTCGAGACCGACACCGCGCTGGCGCTGCTGGTGCTGGTCGCCAGCGTTGGCTACGGCATCGCACGGCGTGGCCTGCGCCGTTACCTGCGTGCCTTTGCCGAGCCCAGCTGGCTGATGGTCCCGCTCAACCTGGTGGAGCAGATCACCCGGACCTTTTCGCTCACCGTGCGGCTGTTCGGCAACGTGATGAGCGGCGTGTTCGTCATCGGCATCGCGCTGTCATTGGCCGGCTTGCTGGTGCCGATTCCTTTCATGGCGCTGGACGTACTGACCGGCGCCATCCAGGCCTACATCTTCAGCGTGCTGGCGATGGTCTTCATTGGCGCCGCGGTCGGCGGCGACTGA
- the livH gene encoding high-affinity branched-chain amino acid ABC transporter permease LivH, with protein MPELYHYLQQLINGLTVGSTYALIAIGYTMVYGIIGMINFAHGEVYMIGSYVAFIALIGLAAMGLDSLPLLMIGAFVASMIVTSAYGYSIERVAYRPLRGSNRLIPLISAIGMSIFLQNVVLLTQDSKDKAIPNLFPGNLVFGESTMNGVTISYMQVLIFIVTFIAMYGLTLFISRSRLGRACRACAEDLKMANLLGINTNGIIALTFVIGAALAAVAAVLISMQYGVINPHIGFLAGIKAFTAAVLGGIGSIPGAMLGGLVLGVAEAFGADLFGDQYKDVVAFSLLVLVLLFRPTGILGRPEVEKV; from the coding sequence ATGCCTGAGCTTTACCATTACCTACAACAGCTGATCAACGGCCTGACCGTTGGCAGCACCTATGCCTTGATCGCCATCGGTTACACGATGGTCTACGGCATCATCGGAATGATCAACTTCGCTCATGGCGAGGTGTACATGATCGGTTCCTATGTCGCCTTCATCGCCCTGATCGGCCTGGCGGCCATGGGGCTCGATTCCTTGCCGTTGCTGATGATCGGCGCCTTCGTCGCCAGCATGATCGTCACCAGTGCCTATGGTTACAGCATCGAACGGGTCGCCTACCGGCCATTGCGCGGCAGCAATCGCCTGATCCCGCTGATCTCGGCGATCGGCATGTCGATCTTCCTGCAGAACGTGGTGCTGCTGACCCAGGACTCCAAGGACAAGGCGATCCCCAACCTGTTCCCGGGCAACCTCGTGTTCGGCGAGAGCACCATGAACGGGGTGACCATTTCCTATATGCAGGTGCTGATCTTCATCGTCACCTTCATCGCGATGTATGGACTGACGCTGTTCATCTCGCGCTCGCGCCTCGGTCGCGCCTGCCGGGCCTGTGCCGAAGACCTCAAGATGGCCAACCTGCTGGGCATCAACACCAACGGCATCATCGCCCTGACCTTCGTCATCGGCGCGGCGCTGGCAGCCGTCGCCGCCGTGTTGATCAGCATGCAGTACGGCGTGATCAATCCGCATATCGGCTTCCTTGCCGGCATCAAGGCCTTCACCGCCGCGGTCCTCGGCGGCATCGGCAGCATCCCCGGCGCGATGCTTGGCGGCCTGGTGCTCGGCGTTGCCGAAGCCTTCGGCGCCGACCTGTTCGGCGACCAGTACAAGGACGTGGTGGCCTTCAGCCTGCTCGTGCTCGTGCTGCTGTTCCGCCCGACCGGCATCCTCGGCCGTCCGGAGGTTGAAAAGGTATGA
- a CDS encoding AtpZ/AtpI family protein translates to MKRPASSADRLGDAARQAQRRETLAREDPEPSLARRLGQVGLLGWMIVTPLLLGLLVGRWLDRLLGSGVLFSAALVVAGAGLGLWSAWRWMHRQ, encoded by the coding sequence ATGAAGCGACCAGCGTCTTCGGCTGATCGGCTCGGCGACGCGGCGCGGCAAGCGCAGCGGCGGGAGACCCTGGCGCGCGAGGACCCCGAACCCTCCCTGGCGCGGCGACTCGGCCAGGTCGGTCTGCTCGGCTGGATGATCGTCACGCCGTTGCTGCTGGGGCTGCTGGTGGGGCGCTGGCTGGATCGTCTACTCGGCAGCGGGGTGCTGTTCTCGGCGGCCCTGGTGGTCGCCGGTGCGGGGCTCGGCCTGTGGTCGGCCTGGCGCTGGATGCATCGACAATGA
- a CDS encoding F0F1 ATP synthase subunit C, with protein sequence MDNMIQIVSILGAALAVSFGAIGPALAEGKAVAATMDAIARQPEAAGTLSRTLFVGLAMIETMAIYCLVIAVLLLFANPFVQ encoded by the coding sequence ATGGACAACATGATTCAGATCGTCAGCATTCTTGGCGCCGCCCTGGCGGTGTCCTTTGGTGCCATCGGCCCGGCGCTGGCCGAAGGCAAGGCGGTCGCCGCCACGATGGACGCCATCGCGCGCCAGCCGGAGGCCGCCGGCACGCTCTCGCGAACGTTGTTCGTCGGTCTGGCGATGATCGAAACCATGGCCATCTACTGCCTGGTGATCGCCGTGTTGCTGCTGTTCGCCAACCCCTTCGTGCAGTGA
- a CDS encoding lipoprotein has product MPTWSFWLTGAVVGWLTGWLHFSGLAFNLRLFGEGRLAAALALQWLRIGLSVALLASLINLGLGALFGGCLGLLLARWQLIRRRGPAS; this is encoded by the coding sequence ATGCCGACATGGTCGTTCTGGCTGACCGGCGCCGTTGTCGGGTGGCTCACCGGATGGCTGCACTTCTCGGGGCTGGCCTTCAACCTGCGCCTGTTCGGCGAAGGGCGGCTCGCCGCGGCGCTGGCGCTGCAGTGGCTGCGTATCGGGCTCAGCGTGGCCCTGCTGGCCTCACTGATAAACCTGGGATTGGGCGCCTTGTTCGGCGGTTGCCTGGGCCTGCTGCTGGCGCGCTGGCAGCTGATTCGCCGGCGAGGGCCGGCCTCATGA
- a CDS encoding F0F1 ATP synthase subunit epsilon — MTAPLHLLLTTPQRVLIDAEVVALRAEDASGAFGILPGHTDLLTVLVPTVLRWRLADGSRHYCAVSGGVLSLSAGELRIACREAVLGERLETLQAEVDSEREARRERMRQARVEHLQLHTRAVRQLVRYLRAGEPTPFTEDGGQS; from the coding sequence ATGACCGCGCCGTTGCACCTGCTGCTGACCACGCCACAGCGTGTCCTGATCGACGCCGAGGTGGTGGCGCTGCGGGCCGAGGATGCCAGCGGCGCCTTTGGCATCCTGCCGGGGCATACCGACCTGCTCACGGTGCTGGTGCCGACCGTGCTGCGCTGGCGCCTCGCCGATGGCAGCAGGCATTACTGCGCCGTCAGCGGCGGCGTGCTCAGCCTCAGCGCGGGCGAGCTGCGCATCGCCTGCCGCGAAGCGGTGCTCGGCGAGCGTCTGGAAACGCTGCAGGCGGAGGTGGACAGCGAACGGGAGGCGCGTCGCGAGCGCATGCGCCAGGCCCGCGTCGAGCACCTGCAGCTGCACACCCGCGCGGTACGCCAGCTGGTGCGCTATCTGCGCGCCGGCGAACCGACGCCTTTCACCGAGGATGGGGGCCAATCATGA
- a CDS encoding DUF2288 domain-containing protein: protein MNDEASTLYAKLLGETAAISWPELEPFFARGALLRVAGEADLVAVATAVAEDDRSKVEVWLTSGELAKMTAEQAMDWAERRPDLWAVVVAPWVLVQERTATAP, encoded by the coding sequence ATGAACGACGAAGCAAGCACTCTCTATGCCAAGCTCCTGGGCGAGACGGCGGCAATCAGCTGGCCAGAACTCGAGCCGTTCTTCGCACGCGGGGCTCTACTACGGGTTGCAGGCGAGGCCGACCTGGTAGCCGTGGCAACCGCGGTGGCCGAAGACGATCGAAGCAAGGTCGAAGTCTGGTTGACCAGTGGCGAACTGGCCAAGATGACTGCCGAGCAAGCCATGGACTGGGCCGAGCGTCGGCCGGATCTGTGGGCGGTGGTCGTGGCACCCTGGGTGCTGGTGCAGGAGCGTACCGCCACCGCACCATGA
- a CDS encoding branched-chain amino acid ABC transporter substrate-binding protein, which translates to MKNKQRLSKLFLAMALSGAASYSLAADTIRIALAGPVTGAVAQYGDMQFIGAEMAIEQINKAGGVNGQQLEGVRYDDACDPKQAVAVANKIVNDGVQFVVGHLCSSSTQPASDIYEDEGILMITAASTSPEITSRGYQLIFRTIGLDSLQGPTAGNFIAEHIKPKNVAVIHDKQQYGEGIATAVKQTLEDKGVKVSMFEGINAGDNDFSSLIARLKREGVDFVYYGGYHPELGLLLRQSKEKGLNVRFMGPEGVGNSEISAIAGPASEGMYVTLPKSFDQDPKNQQLVEAFKAKKQDPSGPFVFPAYAAVQVIAEGIEKAGSTDTDKVAEALRSNSFDTPTGTLEFDEKGDLKNFNFVVYEWHQDGTKTEAK; encoded by the coding sequence ATGAAGAACAAGCAGCGTCTGTCGAAGCTATTTTTGGCCATGGCCCTGAGCGGTGCCGCCAGCTACTCGCTCGCCGCGGATACCATCCGCATCGCCTTGGCCGGCCCGGTGACGGGTGCGGTCGCACAGTATGGCGACATGCAGTTCATCGGTGCCGAGATGGCCATCGAGCAGATCAACAAGGCCGGCGGGGTGAACGGCCAGCAACTGGAAGGCGTTCGCTACGACGACGCCTGTGACCCGAAGCAGGCCGTCGCGGTGGCAAACAAGATCGTCAACGACGGCGTGCAATTCGTGGTCGGCCACCTGTGTTCCAGCTCCACGCAGCCGGCGTCCGATATCTACGAGGACGAAGGCATCCTGATGATCACCGCCGCCTCGACCAGCCCCGAGATCACTTCGCGCGGTTACCAGCTGATCTTCCGCACCATCGGCCTGGATAGCCTGCAGGGCCCGACCGCCGGCAACTTCATTGCCGAGCACATCAAGCCGAAGAACGTCGCGGTCATCCACGACAAGCAGCAGTACGGTGAAGGCATCGCCACCGCCGTCAAGCAGACGCTCGAAGACAAGGGCGTCAAGGTCTCGATGTTCGAAGGCATCAACGCCGGCGACAACGACTTCTCCTCGCTGATCGCGCGTCTCAAGCGCGAGGGCGTGGACTTCGTCTATTACGGCGGCTACCACCCCGAGCTGGGCCTGCTCCTGCGCCAGTCCAAGGAAAAGGGTCTGAACGTCCGCTTCATGGGGCCGGAGGGCGTCGGCAACTCGGAAATCTCGGCAATCGCCGGTCCCGCTTCCGAAGGCATGTACGTCACCCTGCCCAAGTCGTTCGACCAGGATCCGAAGAACCAGCAGCTGGTCGAGGCCTTCAAGGCCAAGAAGCAGGATCCGAGCGGCCCGTTCGTGTTCCCCGCCTACGCCGCGGTCCAGGTGATCGCTGAAGGGATCGAGAAAGCCGGCAGCACCGACACCGACAAGGTGGCCGAGGCGCTGCGCAGCAACAGCTTCGACACCCCGACCGGCACTCTGGAGTTCGATGAGAAGGGCGACCTGAAGAACTTCAACTTCGTGGTCTACGAGTGGCACCAGGACGGCACCAAGACCGAAGCCAAGTAA
- the atpD gene encoding F0F1 ATP synthase subunit beta, whose product MAEALEGRITAVRGAVLDVRFEGGLPALGEALSIVTESASLFAEVQAHLDESRIRAIALGNTAGLPRGLPVRALGGPLQVPVGPAVLGRLLNVHGEVGDLGDPLASTLPRRPILRQPPPLASQRANRELFATGIKVIDLLTPLVQGGKAAMFGGAGVGKTVLVMELIHAMAARYQGISVFAGVGERSREGHEMLLDMRSSGVLDHTVLVYGQMNEPPGARWRVPFTALTIAEFFRDERRQNVLLLMDNVFRFVQAGAEVSGLLGRPPSRVGYQPTLADEVAELQERIVSVDGVAVTAIEAVYVPADDFTDPAVSALAAHVDSMVVLSRSMAAQGMYPAVDPIASSSLMLDPLVVGAEHVRIATEVRRAIEHYRSLQDVISLLGVEELGVDDRRIVNRARRLQRFLTQPFAVTEAFTGMPGHSVALADTLAGCRAILDGECDDWQERSLYMTGTLEDARARETASRQEARS is encoded by the coding sequence GTGGCAGAAGCACTCGAAGGGCGAATCACGGCGGTGCGTGGCGCGGTGCTCGACGTACGGTTCGAGGGCGGCTTGCCGGCGCTCGGCGAGGCGCTGTCGATCGTGACCGAATCAGCCTCGCTGTTCGCCGAGGTCCAGGCGCACCTCGACGAATCACGTATTCGCGCCATTGCCCTGGGCAACACCGCGGGTCTGCCACGTGGCCTGCCGGTGAGAGCCCTGGGCGGACCGCTGCAGGTGCCGGTCGGTCCCGCCGTCCTGGGGCGCCTGCTGAACGTGCATGGCGAGGTCGGCGACCTCGGTGATCCGCTCGCATCGACGCTGCCGCGGCGGCCGATCCTGCGCCAGCCGCCACCGCTGGCATCGCAACGGGCCAACCGTGAGCTGTTCGCCACCGGAATCAAGGTCATCGACCTGCTCACCCCGCTGGTGCAGGGCGGCAAGGCGGCGATGTTCGGCGGGGCCGGAGTGGGCAAGACGGTCCTGGTCATGGAGCTGATCCACGCCATGGCCGCGCGCTACCAGGGCATCTCGGTGTTTGCCGGCGTCGGCGAACGCTCGCGTGAGGGGCACGAGATGCTGCTCGACATGCGCAGCTCCGGCGTGCTCGACCACACCGTGCTGGTCTACGGGCAGATGAACGAGCCGCCCGGTGCCCGCTGGCGCGTGCCCTTCACCGCGCTGACCATCGCCGAATTCTTCCGCGACGAACGCCGGCAGAACGTACTGCTGCTGATGGACAACGTTTTCCGTTTCGTGCAGGCCGGCGCCGAGGTCTCCGGTCTGCTCGGCCGGCCTCCGTCACGGGTGGGCTATCAGCCGACGCTGGCCGACGAGGTCGCCGAGCTGCAGGAACGCATCGTATCGGTCGATGGCGTGGCGGTGACTGCCATCGAGGCGGTCTACGTCCCGGCCGACGACTTCACCGACCCGGCGGTCAGCGCACTGGCCGCACATGTCGACAGCATGGTCGTGCTGTCACGCAGCATGGCGGCGCAGGGCATGTACCCGGCAGTCGACCCGATCGCCTCGTCGTCGCTGATGCTCGATCCACTGGTGGTAGGGGCCGAGCATGTGCGCATCGCCACCGAGGTGCGCCGCGCCATCGAGCATTACCGCAGCCTGCAGGACGTGATCTCGCTGCTGGGCGTCGAAGAGCTCGGCGTCGACGACCGCCGCATCGTCAACCGCGCACGTCGCCTGCAGCGCTTCCTGACCCAGCCGTTCGCGGTAACCGAGGCCTTTACCGGCATGCCGGGGCATTCGGTGGCGCTGGCCGATACGCTGGCCGGCTGCCGGGCGATTCTCGACGGCGAGTGCGATGACTGGCAGGAGCGCTCGCTGTACATGACCGGCACCCTGGAGGACGCGCGCGCCCGCGAAACGGCCTCGCGCCAGGAGGCGCGCTCATGA